A genome region from Paralichthys olivaceus isolate ysfri-2021 chromosome 6, ASM2471397v2, whole genome shotgun sequence includes the following:
- the LOC109630793 gene encoding ERBB receptor feedback inhibitor 1 isoform X2 has product MCLGLSADMEHNLTELQQQQMAKEFNSNISCPQSPFYSDSYCLMSDNLLRPHEGDQVVPSSQRRTVFGSFHRGPKPLPPLPDPEELMSDEAADNEVEFFTSDRRRLLPKSCPKVITRGSNRECGQVNHAYQERLVEPVPAGGAGLGSMAFSWPGREDRPTGRGGGFEANNWAPALHREDQQHVASAVGDSLCSKQSDSQQSARFRFSFSGHAFQPHSSTTTCPSDKPLIPPRIPLPGKPPALVKTVSAHREDKPPKIPPRVPLVPPCPPRTPSPKSLPIYINGVMPATQSFAANPKYVSKALQRQLTERSPPAAQFSPCIVPILKDGRQASATHYILLPPGRPARTDRRERLHGETSRVWQNR; this is encoded by the coding sequence ctAATATTTCCTGCCCTCAGTCTCCATTCTACTCTGATAGTTATTGCCTGATGTCAGATAACCTACTGCGGCCCCATGAGGGAGACCAGGTGGTCCCTTCTTCCCAGAGACGGACAGTGTTCGGGAGCTTCCACAGAGGGCCCAAACCCCTTCCACCTCTCCCTGACCCTGAGGAGCTCATGTCGGACGAAGCAGCCGATAACGAGGTTGAGTTTTTTACCAGTGACCGACGGCGCCTTTTGCCCAAAAGCTGCCCCAAGGTCATAACCAGGGGCAGCAACAGAGAGTGTGGACAAGTGAATCATGCCTACCAGGAAAGGCTGGTGGAGCCAGTCCCAGCAGGTGGAGCTGGACTCGGCTCCATGGCTTTCTCTTGGCCAGGCAGAGAGGACAGACCAACaggtagaggaggagggttCGAAGCCAACAACTGGGCACCTGctctccacagagaggaccagCAGCATGTGGCGTCAGCAGTTGGAGATTCTTTGTGTAGCAAACAGTCGGATTCCCAGCAATCAGCCAGATTTCGTTTTTCCTTCTCAGGCCATGCTTTCCAGCCACACAGCAGCACCACAACCTGCCCCTCCGACAAACCACTGATCCCTCCTCGCATCCCCCTCCCGGGAAAACCTCCTGCTCTAGTAAAGACAGTGAGCGCCCACAGGGAAGACAAGCCTCCCAAGATTCCTCCGAGGGTCCCTTTAGTCCCACCCTGCCCACCACGCACCCCTAGCCCCAAAAGCCTTCCAATTTATATCAACGGTGTGATGCCTGCCACGCAGAGTTTTGCTGCTAACCCAAAATATGTGAGCAAGGCCTTACAGAGACAGCTCACTGAAAGGTCGCCCCCCGCAGCTCAGTTTTCTCCCTGCATCGTTCCCATCTTGAAGGACGGGAGACAGGCCAGCGCCACACACTACATCCTCCTGCCACCGGGCCGACCGGCACGCACAGACCGACGGGAGAGACTCCACGGTGAAACGTCAAGGGTGTGGCAGAACAGATAG